From the Coffea eugenioides isolate CCC68of chromosome 1, Ceug_1.0, whole genome shotgun sequence genome, the window CAATAGATATCGTCGCCTAAATTGGCAAATATGTCTATGTTAAATTATGAGAAATGAAGATAGGCAATCCTATATTGTCTGTTAGCTACAATCCGCTTCCTCGTTTTTCTTGGAAGGGTGATTAATATTATCAACAATAAGTATGTTAAAAAATCACAAATTGTATTTCCACCCCAATGATACTACATTTTTATGAAATGCCTAGTAACACTACTAAATAGTTCTAGTGGTCTTAGTGCAATAGTTCTAGTGGTCttagtgcaattttttttttttttttttgagaagaTCTTAGTGCAATTTCCAAAGCACGCATATTAGTCTGATTTGTAGATGCGCTAAGGATTTACAGGTTACATATTAATGGtatgagggtattttggtctatAAATATGTAATATTACCTCATcctataaatatatattttgatTGTAAATTACATCAAGCATACGTTCTATCTAATATAAAGTCAATTAAACACTAGATAACAAGATTACTTATCCGAAAATGACTCAATCCATGATGATGAGTAAGCTGAGAATCAATAATTCCTTCTCATCTAGTCTGCGAACCAAACACTATCTAAGAAATTGTTCTCTTCCCATGCACATAgaattagtttatttttattgatatcaattgaataaatagaaaataaaaaaagaatataCCACAATAAGAATACTCCAAAGTTTCACTAAGAAAAAGCCTATAAAGGGAAAACTTGTGTAAATGTTCCATTAGGTGTTTGTGTTTCTAGATATGTTTTTATAAAACTTTggtatagatatatatatatatatatatatgtatttggATTATATTTGAGTTTATGACACACTCCTTTACCTGCTTTTTTCCTAGACACCAATTACCATCATTCTCCCAAGTACCCGACGCCACCTTCTTCAGTCCCAATGACCCACTAAAAGAataatttgtttcatttcttgtaCCAGTCCctatttcaacatttacaaaaatCGCTATATATCCTTCATGAACATCTCATctcagttcttttttttttttatcctttaaGTTCTAACACTACCAAACGGGTAGAAAACACAAGCTAACATACTAAAAATACAAAAGTTAACTAAAAATGGGTTTTTAATGattattttgcttttttttttttggtaatagtTTGTTGTATTTTGTAGTCTACCCTGTAAGTAATTGTTGGAACTTAAagagattttaaaaaattgaaatgaGATGTTTATGAATCATATATGGTAATCTAATAGATGTTGAGACAAGAATAATACAGAAAATGAGACAAAAGATCCTTTACGCATTTCCCTCTCTCCCGgccacctcttttttttttcctcaacaTTCGGCCACCTCTTTCTCCCCCTTTCTTCTCCATGCAATCTTCCCCACTATTTTCCTTTGCCATCCTATCCCTCTCGCCAGCTCGTACGACAGTTTGAGAGGGAGGACAAGGATGCGAGACAAGGGGAAAACTAGAGGGGAGAAGCAAGCGAGGGAGTGAGGAGGAAAAAAGTGACGAGAAAAGGGAGGGGTGGTGGGAAAATAGAGAGGGGAAGGTGTGTAGGAAGAAAGAGGAGCAGCGCAAGAAGCCAGGAAAGGGGAGGTGGTGCAAGGGAGGGAGGAAAGAAGAGGGGAAGGAAAGGAGAGAGTGGCCGGAGTgctgaagaaagaaagaggtgactatttttttaaataaatatttttgttagGCATTTCAAGAGTAATGTTAGAGTGTATTActataaacttgtttttgaaacAAGTCTTTACAAATGCTGTCTAATCCATAGAGAGTGGCTTTTGAGTTTCGCTATCTTTACAGAGTTAAGAAAAAGCCAGAAAGGTCGCTGTGTAACCGATAAACATCCATCAGCCACGCAGCAGGGGTGCCGTCCACACGGTGATTCGTgacttccattttttttttttcgcgaGCAGTGACTACCAATGTTGTTACACCCTCGCAACGCTTTTTCAACAACATTTGGCTGCACCGAGCCCAATAGACACCTATTTCATTAAATTTCAATGTTGGAAGCCtattcaacaaaacaaaaagataCCAGAAGCCTATGCTAGAGAGAATGCAACCTCCTGGCAAAAGACCATCTTTGAGTCCCTTTTTCGATTCTCGAAAGAGTATCTCTGTTTTTACAGTAGCATTTACAAACGATTGCCAAAATCTAATATTACAGTACTATACCAACAACCAAAGGGGTAAGATGGAGGGGGGAAAAAAACgaaaagcaaaagcagaaaaacaaaaattctaCGAACCATATCACGGCTCCATGCACCAGGACTTGAAGACGTCTTCAGCATTACCTCATAAACCACGCAGGCAGCAATCACGCAGTAAGCCGGCAACCTTAATTTGTTAAACTCCACATCAGGAAAAAGCATGCCTTAGAATCCTGATTGATCATCATTCGTTACCTCATATTTGCTATCAAATTGCAACATCCCTAAAAAGAACTTTCGTTCCACAATTTTAAAACCAAGCAGGAAAACCAGAAGAAGTCCAATCCATGGCTGCAATTAACTAACTGGACCATCTGATGCCACTATATCGCTTTCTGCCGTCCCAGAAGCTGCATCAACCGGGCTATGAGGGCTGCTAGTTGCAGATGTCTTCACCACAGCACTAGCAGCATTCTTGGTCACCTCAGCATCACTATTACTCGTCGAGGAACTCCTATCAGGGGAATTTGATTCGGAGTTACGTCCATCTGGTTGTTTTGACCTATTTAGAGCACTGCAATGGGGGCAGTAGTACGTTACATAAGGGAAATCCTCTTTTCTAGCAAGCCCTGCAATTTAGAAAAGATGATTAATCTTTTGTTGCACAGGAATATCCCAGTGTTCAGAGTAAAAAATTCTTTTCCTTTACCATTGTGCATATGGCAGTTGCCACATATAAGTGCATATGACTGGGTTGGATCATCTCCAACAAGCAAAGCTGCAATTCGAGCAAACCATCCACCATCTGGTGTACTCGATCCAGTCAGCTGGTGATGCTCAACAACCAGCTGCTGATGGGAAGAAACGTCAAGCCCCTCAGGTCCTGTTTGGTGAATCATTTCCTCTTCGTCAGGATGCAATACTGTGCTACCAGTGCTACCATCTCTGGTCTGCACCTGCTTCCTATTCCGTAGCCCACCAGGATGCACAAGCTCTACATCATTACTCTTTCCAACAGGCGCTGTTAATTTAGATTCATCTCCCAAATAGACTTTAAGGCCAGAATCTGCTCCTAACTTTGAAGCCAGAACTGTTGCAGCAGCAGCCTTGGCAGCAGGGTCAGGATCATACCTCTACACCAAAGAATGACGTCATACATATCAAGACACAGGTTAGTCTGGGAATAGCATGTACAATGACATCAGGACACAGGCtacaatcaaacaaaaggaaaaggtaaAAGTATGCATGGGAAGCCATGAAAGATGATGCCTCTGAAACATCAGGGAAAGATATGACGCAACTTAAAACATCAAAACAAAACTAGGCAGTAGTTTACCTGAATGAGTTGCTGCGTGATGTAATAATTTGTCTTCTCCTTCAGTTCATCAATCTTGGCTTGCCTTTCATCCCTTAATCTTTCCACAGTATTATGGTCTTTGCGATCAACTATAATAgcattaaaaaataaatatctaAATCAATTAAACATTGCGATTCTGCAATAGAGGACATTTCATGCGTATGAAGATAACTGTAAGTAATAGAAATTAAGTGCAAGACCAAGCTGTAAGAGAACAAGCTAAGGTTAAAAGCTTGCAGCGGCTCAGCATCATCAATGTTGCTGCTACTAGGAATCATGTCTACAAGACTACAAGCGGGTGAAATGCCAGGACCCAATATTGACTTGCAATACTTTCCAAAACATACTCTTCTACTCAAGGAATGAGCCCCTAGCTAGTTTCTAATTTGGTATTTTTCTCCTTTCATCAGGCCCAGTTGCAGCATGAACAAAATCACTAACATTCACTACCATCACAATGTTACATCTCTGAGAATTTTGAAAACGTCTATGCTTCAATAAGAACTGGAAAAGTTAATAGGCTTAGCATGTAGAAACATCCTGATTTCCTATACAACACCAAGTTATTTCATCAATTCATGGGTGTGCTACACCAATTCAAAAGTTTGAACTCTTGTATTCAAAGACTTAAAAATCTTGATTGTAATCAAGAAAGAACATGCAAATTCAACTTAAAATCAAGCATAATATTTCACTAAAATTGCAAACCAGTCTTAGTAGAGAATGAGTTGCATCAGCATGAATCAAGAGGGAAAACAAAGACAGCCACACCCCACAAAATTCATAAACAGTGAAGGAAATGGATTAAGAAGCATGCGAAACAAAATATTGGTCTCAGTTACTTGAGATAAAGGAGAACATTAAATATTAGGAGCACAATATCCAACAGTTTTCGAGAAGTTGCATATAATAGTAGCTCCCAATACTTACGCATCCTGCTGAAGCTGTTCAACGCTGAATaagtaagaaaagaaaaaccaggCACAAGAAACATCGGCAAAACATGCAAGGCCCTCATCTTCCAATCCAACTCCAATGTTCTAGTAGTCATTATGGCATAACCCACTGCAACAACCTGAAAACAAAGAATCAAACTAAGCTTTATAGAACCcaagagaaaaaaggaagatGAGAATGGTCATCAAATCAACGTGTTCAGGCCAACTTCAAACATGTCCATTGAGATTCAACCTCAACTCCAGAGAAAATTTTAACAAGGTGCTTTTGCAGCAAATAGACCTATTATTTGCATTCAGGACAACATCCGTGTGATATGCCAAAATCCTTTAAAAAAtaggcatatatattcatgaGGCCACTACTAGTGCAGTCGTAAAATTTTGGCACTCAACTACAAAGCTTAGGTGATAAATttgaaacaaaagagaaaaaccCATTAACCGCTAAtctaatcttttcttttcttatcttatcttatcttttcttctcctccaatGTTGCCCTTTTTTGcattaaaagaaagaaataagttTAAGGGCATAAAATTGACTTAACAGTCAAAATTCAAGGAAAGGACATAAGTTGACGAACATAGAAATCGGAGAGGTTATTTGATAGTTGCTGAACCAAACTTAGACTGGTTAGTGCCCTTAAAATATCTATTACTTGCAAGAAAATAATGTCATTAAATTAGGGCCAAAGCTCCTTCCAGAAACCTAAATGGGCATATTAAGAATTCCTTCAGTGGAAGCTTATGATCCGCTTGCTcctacatacacacacacacactatgGGCCAGAATAACCAGATCATACTTTGGCTTCAGAAAATCAGTATAAAGCTaagattttcttttcctttgtgaAGAGAGATAAAAGATCATCAGCCGGAAATGTTGGATAACAAACAGATTCAAAAAAGTTTGCATTTCAACAAAAAACACAAAGAAGGAATCCACTTGAAcctatacacacacacacacatatacacatatataacaaaaataaatatgcTACTTCAAATTGCCATCTATTAGAAGTGTTCCTTTCAAGATATATAATTAAGAGTGGTAACTGCAGTCCTTGAAAGCTTCTACAGTGACAAGCAAGTCAATTTTATGAGAAAGACAAGGAAACTGGTATGCAATGGCAAGAAAATTGGTAGTTTCCAGTCCAACTAATTTATCATTAGCAGTTCAACTTTGTACACATATTTCGCACTCTACCCAATCCAACTTACTGTTATGAAGTTTTCCATGGCTTTTTTTCCTGAAAGACAATGCTAAAATAATGCATGGAATCATGGGAAGCAAATATACACTTTTATCATGGACGTAAATAATAACCATTTTCAGAAGTGGAAAATGAGCTATAAGTATTCATAAAAGGAAGAAAACGAACTTCTAGATTTTACTTCTTCATCTATTGGAATCAGATGCAACAGGAAGCACAATACATCTTCTCAGACCACTTCCATTAAAACATTCTCAACTCAAGTATACTGTCCATAAAGAGCCAATTTAGAATTCCTTTTTCCCCACAATTTTTGCATGACTGCCTAAAATTTCTGGTGCCAAAATTCAATTAATTCTAAAACCCCATTTCAATCTGCAGAAAAGACAATGCAGCAAAAGTGCAGATGCATTAGTGACTGAGCTGCCGTGTAATCAACTCCAAGGTATGCCAAAGAACATGAGAAAAATGAAACTTCATGTAACTGCAGCTTTGTTCTGCCACTCATGCAATACAATATAAGGGCCAAAAGATATATACAAAGTATGATAAAGTGACTAGAATTTGAATAGAATGAGGCAATTGAAATACAAGTGCAGAGTAGAAAAGATCTATGATAGCTTCAGCGAACATAAATATCCTACTAACATCAAATGTTGAAATCTATTCAGGACGACATTAGCAGATTTACCTCCAAAAGTGCCGAAAGTATGATGAAATTTCTTATCATCCCCCTCAAGCTTTGGGAGCGCCTTCTCATTCTAGAAAGAACAGCTGCCTCTTCCTTAGTGATGTGTTTCAGTCTCTTCTCAAAATCATCACCCTGTGATCGAAATACTGCATTCCATACTCTCGAGAACAaaccctttttcttcttcttcttaattTTTTCCATCTCAGCATCTGTAAGGTTGGCATCAACTTCCCCACTATCCTTTCTAGAATCCTCTGCCATTTCCTATAAAATCATTATCAAAGCACTAGATTACTCTCCAAAACATGGTAATCTGAGATTCAAAACTCGATGAATAACCAAAAAAGTCTTGCCTCCATTGACCATGACTTTGCCAATTAATTTACAGCAAAACACACGATTCACCCCACAAAACACTAACTTCCACTACTTCAAAACAAATCAACTCCAGAAAAATCCGAAATCACACGAATCAACAGGATGCATACTTTTGGAGTTCCGGTCATTGCCAATAAATCACACAAAAATCAGgaagatatatatattttcccaATTAAAACCACTAACATCATTCTCAGAACCAACtcaaattatctagaaaatcaTATCCTAAATAATCATTTCATCAAATAGAACACGATATGTACAACCAGGCttagagaaaaggaaaattttgaccacaatataaaatattcacAACAATTTGGCATCACCGAATCATAAAATTCAACAGAAAGAACGAAAAAGCCTTTGACACTTCCTCTAAAAATTTAACCATAATAATTAATTATATGCAAAAAACCATAGATATACTAACTAAACAAGTAAATTAAGCCAACTGCCTCAACCAACTGAACAAACAACACGGCAAATACGTTCATTACCTAATAAAATCGAGTTGCCAGTGCAAAAATATGGAATAATACCGTAATTATGGAAAAAGTGCGGAAGGAAGCAGTGGGAGGGAGAGGCAACAGAATCGATCGGAAAATAAACGCCGGCCACCCCCGATCGATTGTCAAGAGGTCCACACGTGGCGAAGGAGAGAGAAAGACGACGTGTAGATCACTGCGAGGGTTTTCGGAGAATTGAGATCTGAGATTTTCAGATTCTTTGGTCCTTGGAAAAGGAAAATGTGGGCCTTGGAGTTTATACTTTTGGTTGAACCGGCCTTGGAGCTGGACGGCTCGGTTCGGGTTTGAGACCTGTGCTTCTGAAAAAGCGCGTATCTTCCACCGATACGGGATTTCGAGGACAGTGTAGAGTAGGCCCGCTTGGAAGCTTCGACCATTTTCCTTTTAATCGTACGAACTTTCAATTTATTCAAGCTGGATTTCATTTTATTAGCAAGTTTtgcatataaaaatatgaaggaaaatttaccaaattggtccctaacatttaaacaaaaaaattttttagttcctaacatttaaaatcagccaGAATAGTCCttaacatataaattatgatCCATTTTGGTCCTAATGCTCGTATTTGCTCATTTCTCAAACTAAAAATAGCACGTCTCTCTCACGTGGGTATATTTTCAAGGGCAAAACTGAAAAATACTATTGTTTTCAGTGTAAATGTGGAATTGAAGCttttgctgctgctgcttcAGTATATTCTCCTCAAACTGAAAAGCACCCTCGTCAATTTGAGGCTTGATCTCCCTAACGGTGTGGCTGCTGTTGTTGGTCCCTCAAGGAACCACCACCATTAAACCCGGTGAGGTTGATTCCGTCACCTTTCCGTTAAAGTTGTGTGATCTGACTGCCAAGGAACCACCACCACCCTCTTTCTAGCAGATTGTGTAGGAGGCGAAGCCCGGGGCATCAAGATTGTGGGTTTTGGTGGGTTGCGGAAGAGAAGAGAAAGGAGATGACGTGGAAGATGATTTGGGTTGAGGAAGCGAAGCGAACAAAGATGACGATGGTTTTGGAAGCGATGCCAAAAGTTTCGAACTTTCCCAATTTTTTAGCAATTGCTACCCCATCCCTCTCTTCTTGAAGTTCATTAGATTTATGTGGATTCAGGGTTGAGGAAGACGACGAGACGGGGGGCTTTGGGGGATGGGATTGGGGTGGAGGGAAATGGAAAGGAGATGGAtgaggaagaagaagatgataaGGATTTTGGAGGTGGCAGTGAGGAGAGGAATCCAGCGGATCTGGGATTTGAGAGCTGCGGTTTATCTTTTTGTTCTTGATCTTGTTTTTCATCGGAAGAGGCGTAGCTCGCTAGCAAAGAGTCCATGGCCAGAAGCAAAAGGGGAGAAAAGCCCTAATTTcagaacaaggaaaaaaaaaatatgcgaAAATGTTGTCCTTGAAAAGGGGAGGAAAGCTTGTGTTTCCCAGTTTTGCCCTTGAAAATATGCCCACATAAGAgaggcgtgctatttttagtaGGAGAAATGAGCAAATACGAGCATTAGGACCAAAATGGATCATAATTTGTATGTTAAGGACTATTCtggctgattttaaatgttagggattaaaaaagtttttgtgtaaatgttagggaccaatttggcaaattttccAAATATGAAATAGTTGTATATAAGTTTAACTTCTTTACTATTTAATCGAGTTCAAATAAATCTTCTTAGAATTGACAAAGTTAAACATTTTTTTGCATGTATAATTTGGTTTTTGTGCTAATCGAGATGAGTTCAAACAGTGGCGAATTTAAGGTGGGTGCCCCCACTGCCCCCCTTAAATTTCTATAATACCTATAGaattttgatataattttaAGTGTGCTCCCAGAGTTTTTTTACGAAAGAAGTAAAAGAATTACGTGGTCCTCTAAGTTGGTTGATGAACTAATATTCTAAAAGAATATGTGTACCACAAAATTCCATTTGAAATAAGCTAAAAAAAGGCTTTTCATTTCAACTTattggtgaatattttttttgtttaaaaaattagaaaaagagtaggtaaaaaattttagtgttgcTTTTGCCCccactgaaaattttttctggctccgcAACTGAGTTCATATGTAGTTTAAATAGTTGAAATATACTAATCTTGACCGAcgttgctttatttattttttttctcctaATGTTGGAAGAGATTTTTGTGAGCAAAAATTCAAGGTCATTCCCCTTCCATTATGACAAACTTTGCAAAAGCTCAATGTAATTGATAACATTTTATAGCTTCTAGGTAATTTTGCTGAAtattgtcactttcttggttgTTAAGctaacatttttttaaatagGAGAGGAAGGGTAGGATTCAAGaagtagaaaggaaaaaaggagtTATTTTAATCAGAGTTATTTCTCACTCCTACATGACGTGTCTAATTGAAAAGCATTAACGAGTTATGCATGGGTCACTTAATATTTAACCATAAAAATTATCTCTATTTTTaaaataactaatcttatcttaatgatATCTGCTTTCTATCAAAtcattatatataattatagtAAAACTTTTTTCAAATCATAATTATTAAAATCTTACATATCTCATAAATTATTCCCTTTCATCATCATATAGTTGATTAATATTCAAATTGTTCATCACCTCTTCCCTTAATTTTGAATTGACTTAGTGTAAAAAGGAGAATTAATTATACATCGACAGATTTACCAATATTCTTGAAAACTAAATATTTattgatgaaggaaaatggaTTGCTGGATCttttctacttaattaaatATGAATATATAGTTCTAGATTTATGGtcataataaaaatttaaattgtcTAAAAGAAtctttataaaaaaaagaatatctacCAAATTTTTTGATACGAGGTACATTATTCGATATATACAATCATATTATAGTGAAAGTatgtaaacaaatttttaaaaattagtataTAATCGAACATTTagaatacattaattttttaaagttaatatGAATGAACATGTAGGACTGCTGTTAATTTTTgcatttaaattattcatatttatataaattcacaataaataaaaaaaatcgtGCTAAGCCACAAAcaaaattttaactaaaaattaaaaggcTATACAAGCAAGTTACAATTGACCTTATTTTACATCTTAACTAACTGTTGAATTATGCTTACCCTATTATCCTTCCTTCAGATACGATGCTACTTAATTCCATGTTTTAAGGTTTACGTAATTTTCTCACTTCACTTGCCAGTTAGCAATAATGACCAACGCATGGCAATATGGTAATGTGAATGATACAGCGTCCCGTCTTAAATACAAATCAATTCATTCTAACAACCATTCTCCCCACCCCCGCCATTTCGATTCGATGCCTCATTTTTTTGGCACCATATAAAATGGATCCTTATAActtagattcttcttcttcttcttctctgaAATTAAACATTCCCAGGCTTTCCAAATTTTTTTACAAGGACCCTCCTTTTATATAGGCTATGGTACagcaataaagaaaagaaaggaaaataaatacttgaaaaaaaaactaattttatgTTTCTTTTGTAATTCTAGGCTTGTGACTTGATCCAACAAGAAGCTCTTTCTATCTAACATATTATTACAAGTGAGTCTCTCTCGTATGGTTCAAAtgtgttttaatttattaagGATTTGATTAAAGCTAGGAAATGGTTCTAGCTTCCAATATCCATTTCTTATGTAGGTGGTTATACTATCCTGTGGATATATCTGCCCCATAAAATAAATACTTCAATGAACACATTCCAAGTGTAGATGAACAAATTCAAAGTAGCTTTGAGTCTAAAACACAATGTTATTCTAAATTAATTTCTAGAGAACAAGGATACAACAATATGTCACAAACCACCCTTTACCGGTAAAATTGTCACAATTTGACTCAAAAAAAGGACAAATGGAACGGTGAATTTTGTTTTATGCATTAGTATAATCCTCCACACATGCAAAttgtaattatttttatatggATACAATAAAGAAATTAACAAAGTATAAAGAGGTTTATTAATAGTTAATGCCTAAGGGCATTAAAGATCACATATGGATGACCATCAACATATGGATCACAGTCTTGGCAACAAAGAAAT encodes:
- the LOC113763725 gene encoding uncharacterized protein At2g24330-like, producing MAEDSRKDSGEVDANLTDAEMEKIKKKKKKGLFSRVWNAVFRSQGDDFEKRLKHITKEEAAVLSRMRRRSQSLRGMIRNFIILSALLEVVAVGYAIMTTRTLELDWKMRALHVLPMFLVPGFSFLTYSALNSFSRMLDRKDHNTVERLRDERQAKIDELKEKTNYYITQQLIQRYDPDPAAKAAAATVLASKLGADSGLKVYLGDESKLTAPVGKSNDVELVHPGGLRNRKQVQTRDGSTGSTVLHPDEEEMIHQTGPEGLDVSSHQQLVVEHHQLTGSSTPDGGWFARIAALLVGDDPTQSYALICGNCHMHNGLARKEDFPYVTYYCPHCSALNRSKQPDGRNSESNSPDRSSSTSNSDAEVTKNAASAVVKTSATSSPHSPVDAASGTAESDIVASDGPVS